In Cololabis saira isolate AMF1-May2022 chromosome 4, fColSai1.1, whole genome shotgun sequence, one DNA window encodes the following:
- the LOC133442027 gene encoding ras-related protein Rab-1B-like, translating into MNPEYDYLFKLLLIGDSGVGKSCLLLRFADDTYTESYISTIGVDFKIRTVDMDGKTVKLQIWDTAGQERFRTITSSYYRGAHGIIIVYDVTEQESFNNVKQWLDEIERYACENVSRLLVGNKSDLVAKKVVDAATAQDLGSALKIPFLETSAKSSANVERAFLTMASEIHRRLASEGGMQGQTSGASGASGASGPSTKINSAPVWLGGEKQTPETSNCC; encoded by the exons ATGAATCCTGAATA TGACTACCTGTTCAAGCTTCTCCTGATTGGCGACTCTGGAGTTGGGAAGTCGTGCCTGCTGCTGCGATTTGCG GACGACACCTACACCGAGAGCTACATCTCCACCATCGGAGTCGACTTCAAGATCAGGACCGTCGACATGGACGGGAAGACCGTGAAGCTGCAGATC TGGGACACAGCAGGACAGGAGAGGTTTCGAACCATCACCTCCAGCTACTACAGAGGCGCCCACGGCATCATTATCGTGTATGACGTCACGGAGCAG GAATCCTTCAACAACGTGAAGCAGTGGCTGGACGAGATCGAGCGTTACGCCTGCGAGAACGTGTCCCGGCTGCTGGTAGGAAACAAGTCTGACCTCGTCGCCAAGAAAGTGGTGGACGCGGCCACGGCTCAG GACTTGGGCTCGGCCCTGAAAATCCCCTTCCTGGAGACGAGCGCCAAGAGCTCGGCCAACGTGGAGAGAGCCTTCCTCACCATGGCCTCGGAGATCCACCGGCGCCTGGCCAGCGAGGGCGGCATGCAGGGCCAGACCTCAGGGGCCTCAGGGGCCTCAGGGGCCTCGGGGCCCAGCACCAAGATCAACAGCGCCCCCGTGTGGCTGGGAGGGGAGAAGCAAACGCCAGAGACCAGCAACTGCTGCTGA